ATCTACCCAAACAGATGGAGGAGCATGTCTTCAGGATTATGCAGGAAATTATCAACAACACACTGCGGCATGCCCAGGCCAGTCGGTTGGATATTTACCTCTATCAGGCACCTAATGAGCTTAAAATCAAGGTATCTGATAATGGCGTCGGTTTTGATCCGCTGGCTCAGGATGAACTCAGCTACGGCTTGAAAAATATGGAAGACCGTGTGCGGGATATGGCGGGTACCTTTAAGCTTTTGACTGCCCCCAGAAAAGGCCTTTCTATTGAAATCACGATACCTTTACTAGAAGGAGAAGATCATGAAGATATTGTTAGTGGATGACCATCAGATGGTCAGATTGGGATTGAAAAGTTACCTGGAACTGCAAGATGGTATAGCTGAAGTATCTGAAGCAGTCAATGGTAAAGAAGGCGTTGAGCAAGCTTTAGCAAGTCGTCCGGATGTGATTATCATGGATATCGTCATGCCTGAGATGAATGGGATTGAAGCGACACTGGCCATTTTGAAAGAGTGGCCGGAAGCAAAGATTCTGATTTTGACTTCTTATCTGGATAATGAAAAAATTTATCCTGTTCTGGATGCAGGCGCTCATGGATACATGCTTAAGACTTCCAGCGCTGAAGAAATTCTCCGTGCCGTCAAAAAAGTGGCCAAGGGAGAATTTGCCATTGAAACAGAGGTCAGCAAGAAAGTGGAGTATCATCGCAACCATATTGAACTTCACGAGGATTTGACAGCTCGTGAGCGTGATATTTTAGGGCTTTTGGCCAAGGGTTATGAAAATCAACGAATTGCGGATGAACTCTTTATTTCCCTCAAAACGGTCAAGACTCATGTCTCCAATATCCTGTCCAAATTGGAGGTGAGCGACCGCACTCAGGCAGTTGTTTATGCTTTTCAGCACCATCTTGTCCCACAAGAAGATTTTTAATGGTATAATAGAAAAGATTAAGATTGGACAAGGGGAGATATGGACGCAAAATTAAAGTATAAGGCAAAAAAGATAAAAATTGTCTTTTTCGATATAGATGATACCCTGCGGGTCAAGGATACAGGTTTTATCCCAGACTCTATCCAGACAGTTTTCAAGCAGTTGAAGGACAAAGGGATTTTGACGGGTATTGCGTCTGGAAGAGGAATGTTTGGTGTTGTGCCGGAATTGAGAGCTTTGCAGCCAGACTTTTTCGTTACCCTGAACGGAGCCTATGTCGAAGACAGCAAAGGGAAGGTGATTTCTCAGACGGTTATCCCGTCCGATAGAGTGACGTCCTATATTGCTTGGGCTCAGGAGGAAGGGATTGACTATGGTCTGGTCGGAAGTCATGAAGCGGCCTTGTCTAATCGAAATTCTCTGATTTCAGAGGCCATTGATGTGGTTTATCCAGATTTGCCTGTTGATTCAGATTTTCATTTAGACAAGGATATTTATCAGCTTTGGACCTTTGAAGATAGAGGAGATAGCCTGCAGCTGCCGGATACATTAGCAGAACACCTGCGTTTGGTTCGCTGGCATCCTCATTCGTCAGACGTGGTACCGACAGAAGGGTCCAAGGCAGCCGGAGTTTCCAAGGTTGTCGAGCATCTGGGCTT
This window of the Streptococcus sanguinis genome carries:
- a CDS encoding response regulator transcription factor; protein product: MKILLVDDHQMVRLGLKSYLELQDGIAEVSEAVNGKEGVEQALASRPDVIIMDIVMPEMNGIEATLAILKEWPEAKILILTSYLDNEKIYPVLDAGAHGYMLKTSSAEEILRAVKKVAKGEFAIETEVSKKVEYHRNHIELHEDLTARERDILGLLAKGYENQRIADELFISLKTVKTHVSNILSKLEVSDRTQAVVYAFQHHLVPQEDF